Below is a window of Leifsonia sp. NPDC080035 DNA.
CCACCGTGAGACCGCAGTTGCGGCAGATCAGGTGGTGGTGGTGGCCGGTGGTGCAGGCGCGGTACAGGCTCTCGCCCTCCGGCGACTGCAGCGAGTCGGCGTCGCCCTCCGCCGCCAGGTCGGCGAGCGCGCGATACACCGTCGCGAGCCCGATCGGGGAGCCCGACTCGTGGAGGCTGAGGTGCAGTCCCTGCGCGCTGATGAAGCCCTCCGTCGAGGACAGGGCCTCGCGGACGGCCTCCCGCTGCCAGGTGTTGCGCTTCACCATCCCAGGCTAGCCCGCCTGGCTCACGAGACGCCGTGAGCTGCGCGTGCCGACGACGCGGCAGACGACGTAGATGACGAAGGAGATCGTGGTCACGTACGGGCTGATCGGCAGCGCGCTTCCGAGCGCCAGCATGATGCCGCCCACAACGGACACGAGCGCGAAGCCGACGCTGAGCAGCGGGACGGCGAGCGGCGACGAGGAAACCCGCATCGCCGCGGCCGCCGGCGTGACAAGCAGCGACAGCACCAGCAGCGCGCCGACGATCTGCACGGACACCGCGACGGCGAGGCCGAGCAGCACCATGAACGCCAGCGAGACGAAACGGGTCGGGACACCGCGGGACGCCGCGACGTCCGCATCCAGGCTGTCGAACATCAGGGGACGCCACATCACGAGCAGCCCGATCAGCACGAGTGCGCCGATGACGATGAGCGAGCCGAGCTGGGGGTCGTCGACGGACACGATCTGGCCGGTGAGGAGCCCGAACTTGTTCGCACTTCGCCCGGGATACAGTGCGAGCGCCAGGATGCCGAGCCCGAGCCCGAACGGCATCAGCACGGCGATGATCGAGTTGCGGTCGCGCGCCCTGGCGCCGAGCAGCCCGATCAGCACGGCGGCGATGAGGGAGCCGACGAGGGAGCCGGCCACGACGTTGGCGCCGAACAGCAGCGCGACCGCGGCACCGGCGAACGAGAGCTCGCTGATCCCGTGCACGGCGAACGCCATGTCGCGCTGCATGACGAAGACGCCGATCAGGCCGCCGACGACGCCGAGCACGGCTCCGGCGAAGATCGAGTTGCGCACGAGGGCGAGCAGCTCGCCGTAGTCGGCGAAATTGAAGAGCTGGGACCAGAGATCGTTCATGCGGCCGGCTCCGGGTGCACGTCGCGGCTGTGCTCGTGGTGATCGTGGGTCTCGGCGTCTGGGATGCCGACGACGACGATGCGCCCGCGTGTACGGATCACGTCGACGGGAGTGCCGTAGAGGTCGGTGAGGACATCGCTGCGGAGCACCTCGTCCGGCGTCCCCGTGCGGAACCGTCCGCCCGCCAGGTACAAGACGCGGTCGACCATCCCGAGCACCGGGTTCACGTCGTGGGTGACGAAGACGACAGCGGAGCCGTGCTCCCTTCGCCGCCGATCGATCAGCTCGCTGACGCCGCGCTGGTGCTGCAGGTCGAGCGAGAGCAGCGGCTCGTCGCAGAGCAGCAGCGCAGGGTCGCCGGCGAGTGCCTGGGCGACGCGGAGCCGCTGCTGTTCTCCGCCGGAGAGGGAGCCCACCGGCGCGTCCGCGTAGCGGCGCGCGCCGACCGAAT
It encodes the following:
- a CDS encoding transcriptional repressor: MVKRNTWQREAVREALSSTEGFISAQGLHLSLHESGSPIGLATVYRALADLAAEGDADSLQSPEGESLYRACTTGHHHHLICRNCGLTVEIEADEVEQWARAAAASHGFTQAQHVVDVFGLCAACSAAAATA
- a CDS encoding metal ABC transporter permease, giving the protein MNDLWSQLFNFADYGELLALVRNSIFAGAVLGVVGGLIGVFVMQRDMAFAVHGISELSFAGAAVALLFGANVVAGSLVGSLIAAVLIGLLGARARDRNSIIAVLMPFGLGLGILALALYPGRSANKFGLLTGQIVSVDDPQLGSLIVIGALVLIGLLVMWRPLMFDSLDADVAASRGVPTRFVSLAFMVLLGLAVAVSVQIVGALLVLSLLVTPAAAAMRVSSSPLAVPLLSVGFALVSVVGGIMLALGSALPISPYVTTISFVIYVVCRVVGTRSSRRLVSQAG
- a CDS encoding ATP-binding cassette domain-containing protein, encoding MSEPLERVPAPADREVVLSLRDAALGFGARTLWSGLDLDVHAGEFVAVLGPNGSGKTSLLKTILGQQRLDGGSIRFDGHAVRRGDRRIGYIPQQKLIPAGTPMRARDLVALGVNGHRWGLPFPSRADRSQVEQLVDSVGARRYADAPVGSLSGGEQQRLRVAQALAGDPALLLCDEPLLSLDLQHQRGVSELIDRRRREHGSAVVFVTHDVNPVLGMVDRVLYLAGGRFRTGTPDEVLRSDVLTDLYGTPVDVIRTRGRIVVVGIPDAETHDHHEHSRDVHPEPAA